A stretch of DNA from Trichocoleus sp.:
GTTTAACAAGGTAAGACAAACATGGGAGCGTCATAATCATGATTTGGTGGGGGCATTTAAACAATTTCTAGACAGTAACAACCTGGAAATTATTACCTGCGGAGCTACGCACGGATACTTTCCCTTAATGAAAATGTACCCACAAGCAGTATGGGCACAGATCCAAGTGGCTTGTGAACATTATGAACAGCACTTCGGTCGTCCGCCGAAAGGCATATGGCTTCCGGAGTGTGCCTATTATGATGGCTTAGAACGGATGATTGGTGATGCTGGGCTACGGTACTTCCTCACCGATGGTCATGGTATCCTCTATGCGCGTCCCCGTCCTCGCTTTGGGACTTATGCTCCAATCTTCACAGAAACAGGCGTTGCGGTGTTTGGTCGCGATCACGAATCCTCTCAGCAAGTGTGGTCTTCAGAAGTTGGCTATCCTGGCGCACCCGAGTATCGTGAGTTTTACCGAGATTTGGGCTGGGATGCGGAATACGAGTACATCAAGCCATACATCATGCCCAATGGACAGCGCAAAAACACGGGCATTAAGTATCACAAAATTACGGGACGCGGGCTAGGACTGAACGAAAAACAGCTTTTTGATCCTCACTGGGCAAAAGAGAAGGCAGCAGAGCATGCCGGAAACTTCATGTATAACCGAGAGCAGCAGGTGGCGCATCTCCACAGCATGATGCAGCGTCCGCCGATCATTGTCTCTCCTTATGATGCAGAACTATTTGGGCACTGGTGGTATGAAGGGCCCTGGTTCCTTGACTTCCTCTTCCGCAAAACCTGGCACGACCAGCAAACCTACGAAATGATCCACCTGGCAGACTATTTGAAGCGACACCCCACTCAGCAGGTCTGCCGTCCAGCACAGTCAAGCTGGGGCTTTCGAGGCTTTCATGAATATTGGCTCAACGAAACAAACGCCTGGATCTATCCTCACCTACATAAAGCTGCTGAGCGGATGATCTCTCTGTCTTGCCGTGAACCTGTTGATGAACTGGAATGGCGGGCACTCAATCAGGCTGCCAGAGAACTGTTGCTGGCTCAATCCTCTGACTGGGCATTTATTATGCGAACCGGAACCATGGTTCCTTATGCCGTCAGACGCACTCGATCGCACCTACAACGGTTTACAAAACTTTGGGAAGACCTGAACGAAGGCAAAATTGATGCAGGTTGGCTGGAAAAAGTGGAAGCGATCGACAATATTTTTCCCGATGTGAACTATCGCGTTTATCGTCCGCTGGCTTAAGCGATCGCTTAAAAAGCTCTGGCTAATACGGCTCTAGGTTTCAGATCCCCCTAATCTCTTCTTTCAGGGGGAGTTTGAGCCGTTTATCTTTGTCCCTTGCTTCAAGAAAGTTTAGGAAAAGCGACTGACATTTTTTGATTCTTGATAGCTGTCTGGGCTTACTTTCGTTCAGTTCACTTTACTTAGTTAAAAAGTAAAAAGTTACTCTCGATCGTTTACCTTGTAGACAATTTCAGTCTTCTTACCAGAGCCTTTTTTTTCTTCGTATTTAGCAATTGCTTCCAGGAGCTCCTGTTCTGCTGTCTTTGGTTTTTCCTCTTTTTTCTTAGGGGCAAGTAGCTCTTGTGAAAGGCTAACAATTAGACCCAAAACGACCAGTGCCAGAAGTTCCATAGTATGAATAACCTCAAGTAGCGCAACCACTTTACGATTTCCTGCCAATCGTAAGCTTCAGTAATTTACAACCCGACTCCGGAGAACTTAAACAAGATGTCCGATAGTCCTAACATATTCGATAGTCCTAACATATTCCGCTAATGCGGGTTAGGAAGGAAAAAGCTTTTGCGTCATCAATAAATGCCGTCAAATTAAGTGTTGATTAAGTTGAGTTTTTTATTTTATAAATCTAAAAAATATCAGGTTAAAAGGCTGAGATATCGACAGTTAAAAATATCCGTTAAAGCAACAGGTATCTGCGATCGATTCGTCACTCATTTTGGACTGTATCGAAAGAAAAAACTCCGCACTAGCGTAGGAATGCTGAAATGCAATCCATCACGATTGAGCCAGTTTGCGACTATCCTGTATTTCAACCCCTCTCTGTATCCCACTAGCCAACGAACCAACCCAATTCAGGCTAGAGTCTAGTTACGTCTCGTTTTGCAAGCTGTCTTCCATGAGCAACACTATTCTTGACGTTCGCAACCTGCAAGTCCAGTTCCAGATCAACGATCGCTTAATTAAAGCAGTTGACGGCATCTCCTTTAAGGTCAAACGGGGGCAGACGCTTGGAATTGTGGGAGAGTCAGGATCGGGCAAATCCGTTACATCGCTGGCAGTCATGGGGCTGATTCCCTCGCCACCCGGTCGAGTTACAGGAGGAGAAATTTGGTTTCAAGCCAGCGAGAACGGGAATGAAGCGAATCTCCTTAGCTTTACTCCAGCTCAAATGCAGCGATATCGGGGTGGGCAGGTTTCGATGATCTTTCAGGAGCCGATGAGCTCGCTGAACCCAGTCTACACCTGCGGCTATCAACTGGCAGAAGCGGTTCGGCAGCATGCACCCAGCCTATCAACAGCAGAAATTCGGCGGCGATCGATCAGTCTTTTGCAAGAAGTGAAGCTCCTGCCCAGCGATGAAGATCTGAAACAGCAGGCGATCGAACGACTCAGGGAACAGAACAAACCTGCCTCAGAGCGGGACATTTTCGAGCAGGTGAACCAACAAAAATTGGCAATGCTCGATCGCTATCCGCATGAGCTTTCGGGGGGTCAGATCCAGCGAGTAATGATTGCCATGGCAATTTGCTGTAATCCGGCACTGCTGATTGCAGACGAGCCAACTACGGCACTCGATGTGACTGTTCAGGCGCGAATTCTAGATCTGCTGCGCGAATTGCGCGATCAGCGGGGCATGTCAATTATGTTCATCACGCATGATCTGGGCCTAATTGCGGAGCTGGCAGACGAAGTTGCGGTCATGTATCAGGGCAAGATTGTTGAATCTGGCTCAGTCTGGCAAATCTTCTCAGATCCTCAGCATCCTTATACTAAAGGGTTGCTTGCCTGTCGTCCTCAGCCCCATCGTCGTTTGCGAGTGCTGCCCACAGTTGCCGACTTTATGGAACTGTCCAACAGTCCTACTGGAGAACTAATCATTCGAGAAAAGTCGCTGAGTCTAGAGCAAGCTTTATCTGAAGCAGCCGACGGTAATGGTGCAATCAATTCCGAAATCACCGATGCCGATCGTCGCTGTACTGAACTGCAACAACAGTCCCCCCTGCTGTCCGTGCAAAACCTTCAGGTCGGCTATCCGGTGCGAGGCGTATTTGGACAAACGCAGCGATATTTGATGGCAGTTGATCATGTTTCTTTTGCTGTGTATCCGGGGGAAACGCTGGGTTTAGTCGGTGAGTCTGGTTGCGGTAAAACGACTCTGGCGCGAACGCTGCTGCATTTAGTCAAACCGATGGCAGGACAAATTTCATTTGATGGCAGAGACATTACTCATCTCAGCGGCATTGCCTTGCGACAACTGCGACGAGAGATGCAAATCATCTTCCAAAATCCGTTTAGCGCTCTTGATCCACGCATCCAGATCGGGGAAGCAGTCATGGAACCGCTGCAAATCCACCGGGTGGGAAAGAGTCGGCGCGATCGGCTGGCGCGAATGTCTTATTTGCTCGATCGGGTTGGGCTTGATCCGCAGTGCAGTAACCGCTATCCGCATGAGTTTTCTGGCGGGCAACGCCAACGCATTTGTATTGCGCGTGCCCTGGCGCTGAATCCCAAATTTATCATCTGCGATGAGTCCGTTTCGGCATTGGATGTCTCAGTGCAAGCACAGGTTTTAAACCTGCTGAAAGAGCTTCAGTCTGAGTTTAACCTGACCTATATTTTCATCTCCCATGATCTCAGCGTTGTTAAGTTCATGAGCGATCGAATTATGGTGATGAACCAGGGCAAAATTGAAGAGATCGATCGAGCCGAGGCGATTTATCACAACCCCCAAACCGCCTACACCCGGCAACTGATTTCTGCTATCCCAGTAGGTAGCTTAGAAACGATTCGATCGCGACAGCTTCAGCGAGGATTTGCAGTGAGTTAAGGACTTTGCGTGCTGACCAACTCTAACTCATCATTTCTCTTCTTGCTCTGGAATCAGACAGAGATCACCAACCTTCAAGAGCGGTTTGCCGCAGTTTTTGCAGAAGTGAGCATCTCGATCGTGCGTTTCTAAACCGCAGTTGGTACAAACAATTTCTGCTTGATTGGAGGTCTTGACCAATTGCTTAATCAAATCGCCTAACTGCCAGGGAATTAGCGCAATTCCTGTCAAAATCATCGATACCGTTAGGAGCCTGCCAGATTGAGAAACGGGCGTAATATCGCCAAACCCAACCGTCGTCATGGTGGCAACTGAAAAATAAACTGCGTCTAAAAACGTGGCATATTTCTGGGGATTGAGGGGATGCTCGACCTGATAGATTAAGCCCGAATAAATAAAAACAATGGTGAACAGAGTGAACAGAATTCGGGCAAAGATAACGCTATCCTCGCGAGTAACATAACCAAAAACTGTATTTCCTTCAAAAAAGCGCAGCAGGCGCAAAATCCGAAACCAGCGAAAGATCCGAATGAAGCGAATATCAACGGTTGTAAAAAGAAATGGCAGAATGGCAATTAAATCAATTAAGGAATAGAGGTTGAAGAAAAAACGAACTTTGTTTTCGGCACTCCAGAACCTCAGTCCATATTCAACAGTGAAAATAATCAGAATGATGTCGTTGAGAAGGTTGAGCTTCAGCCGCAAGTAGTCTGGAATCGGATAAGTTTCTGCCACAAAAATTGTAGAAGACAGCAGCACTAAACCAACGATCGCAAGATTAATCGCTTTCCCGATCGCTGTCTCAATATCTTCCAGATAAAACCGGACTGTTTTTCGCAGTTCCATATGCGGCTGAAGCTTGACCATTCATTGATTGAGCATGACATGATTTAGCACCGATCAATGAAAGCAGATCAACCCATGCTAACGCTAATGCAAACTGATGATACCAGTTCCCACCACAATCAGAGCAATGGCAACGCCCTTCTGAGTTAAGACACTTTGGCTCATATCTTCATGAATAAATTGGGGAAACTTAAACGAGAAAAAGATTGATAGTAGCAAAACAAAGATTGCTTGGATCCCAGCCGACGCGCTGACCAACGAGACAGGCGCAAGCGACATCGCAAAGTTATAAAACACTAGCCCGCTAAATTCCAGCAATCCATTGAGCAACATCAGCCCACAGACTTTGCGGCTCATTCCTCGTAAGGTTTGCTGGACTTCTTGCCGCTGGGTTGGCAAACAGAGCATTAGCACTGAACAAATGCCAACGCTGCCTCGCATAAGCGTAAAGCCATCATAGAAATCGAGATGCAGATAGATATATTTGGCGATCGAACTATAAGCCGCCGATAAGAAACTCGCAAAAATCATTAAATAGAATGCTTTGGTGGGCTTGAAGAGATCAGAAATTTGTTTGACTGAAACCAAGAACCCACCGATGACGAGCAAGATAAATGCGCTGATTTGCCAAATATCTAGCCGTTCGCCCGAAAAATTGCCAAAGAACAGCAGCAGGAATAGCGGTGTAAATCGCCAAAGGGGAACAACTCTCGAAGCTTCCTCGATCGCCAGCGCCTTCAAGTAGGGAATCAGAATATAGAAGTAGAGAACGCCAGAACCGATCGCAATCAGCAACAGATCAAAACGGGGAAAATGAATTCCTCGCATTGGCAGCAACAAAAGTGGTGATAGATTCCATACACCAAATCCAATTAAATTTACCGTAATGCTACTGACATGGCGACTGATCAAAACCTTACTTAGAAGATTACAGCTAGACCAAATCACATATGCAAACAGCGCAAAAGGTAACCATTCCATGACTCACATCCTCAATGATGCACAGGTCGCATTCGGGTGAATCCTTCCTGTTATTTCTTTTTGACTAGATAGAGGATGTATCGCGATACACTCTAGATATCCTTAGAGTGCCCGGTGAGAAAAGCGGGAATGAACTCATCTCAATCAAGCGTAAAAAAACTTTACTTATTTGCAGTTGAGCGAGAGCAATTAAGACAGAATTGATGCAGGATTAATGCACTTTGCTCAATCCAACATTCCACAGTGCTGATATCGTTCAGAAAGGCGCACTATGTTTTCTATGCCGATGTCTATCCCTCCCGATATCCTCGACGTTTTTATGCCCTGGGCGATCGCAATTGGGTTAAATTCGCTGTTGCTTGGCATCGCCTGGTTTGCTCCCAAAAAGCTCCTGACGCCTGCGGGCTATGTCCATGCCTGGATACTGGGCGTAATTCTCTGGGGCACGCTGGGCTGGCGCGGCTATGTCGTGATGTTGTTCTATTTCCTGGTTGGCTCAGCCGTAACTAAAGTCGGCATGGCAGACAAAGAAGCCGCCGGAATTGCCGAGAAGCGATCGGGGGCTAGAGGTCCAGAAAACGTTTGGGGGTCGGCACTGACTGCGACGCTCTGTGCTCTGGGGGCTTATGCCGTCACCACTTTTTATGTCACCCATGCTGCGAGTTGGGTCAGCCAAACAGTCTTGCTGCTCTACCTCGGCTATGTTGCCAGCATGAGCACTAAACTCTCGGATACCGCTGCCAGTGAGGTTGGTAAAGCCTACGGTAAACGCACTTTTCTCATCACCACTCTCCAGCCTGTAGCGCGGGGAACTGAAGGAGCCGTTAGCCTGGAAGGAACATTGGCGGGCATTGTTGCCTCAGTTGCAATTGCGATCGTCGCCTGGGGCGTTCAACTCATTTCCCCGGTCGGCATTGGCATCTGTGTAGTCGCTGCCTTTGTTGCCACGAATCTAGAGAGCGTCATTGGAGCAACGCTGCAAACTCAGTTTGATTGGCTGACGAATGAGCTAGTCAATATTCTGAATACTTTAATTGGGGCGATCGTGGCGATCGGTCTGGCATTATTGCTGCAATGGTTAGGGGTGTAGCCCTTGATTCTCCAATAATGGGACGACTTTGAATTCGTACATTCTTACTCAATTCCTCAATCATGCGCCTTCTTTGCCTCAGTAATGGACATGGAGAAGATCAAATTGCCCTTCGGATTCTCCAAGCACTTCAGCAGCAGCCCCATCCACCGGAAGTAATGGCGTTGCCCCTGGTTGGCGAGGGACAGGCTTACATCCGCCAGGGCATTCCTTTGATCGGAACTGCAAAAACCATGCCCTCTGGTGGCTTTATCTACATGGATGGGCGACAGTTGGCAAGAGATTTGCGCGGCGGCTTGCTGCAACTGACCCGATCGCAGCTGCAAACGGTTCAAGCCTGGGCAAAAGAGGGAGGGGTTATTCTGGCAGTGGGAGATATTGTACCCTTGCTGTTTGCCTGGTGGAGTGGTGCGCCCTATGCTTTTGTGGGAACGGCAAAATCAGAATATTACTTGCGCGATGAAATGGGGCTGCTGGCTCGGCGATCGGGGTTGGCGCGGCTAGAAAGTTGGTCAGGCTCGGTCTATTTGCCCTGGGAACGCTGGCTGATGTCACAACCTAGATGTAAAGCAGTTTTTCCGCGTGATACGTTGACCACCCATGTTTTGAAGCGATGGCAAATTCCTGCCTTTGATCTGGGCAATCCAATGATGGATGGTTTGGAGCCAACGGGAATGCAGTTTCAGCCTGCAAAGCCGAGCCTGGAGCCAGAAATGTTAGAGCCACTAACGATCGCCCTTCTCCCTGGTTCTCGAACCCCAGAAGCCTATGAAAATTGGCAAATTATTCTCCAGGCAGTCGCGGCTCTGTGCTTGAAGCAAAAACATCGATCGCTGTTGTTTGTAGCGGCGGTCGCACCTGGGCTTGATCAAGCAAAATTGCAGCAAGCATTAGCGGCACAGAGGTGGCAAACGAATACAGCGATACCGGGGCAATTTCAGCAAGAGCGGGCAACGCTGATTCTCACCTCAGCCTTCAATGATTGTTTGCATCAAGCAGATTTGGCGATTGCGATGGCAGGAACCGCAACAGAACAGTTTGTCGGACTGGGCAAGCCTGCAATCACGCTACCAGGACAAGGACCCCAATTCACAGCTGCTTTTGCAGAAGCACAAACGCGCTTACTCGGTTCCTCAGTCGTTCTGGCTGACTCACCCAATCAAGTTCCGGCGATCGTCACATCCTTGCTGCAAGACCCCGATCGCCTCTACCAAATTCAAATCAATGGACAGCGACGCATGGGGAATGCTGGGGCAGCCGATCGAATTGCTACTTGCTTGCTCCAACAGTTTTAATCAGCTTTATCAGCAAATTTTGTCAGCGAATTCTGTTAGCAAACCCGCGCATTGTCTAAATCCATCAATGATGCGCTCTCCTGACCCCTAACCCTGGGAAGAGCCAGTCTTCAATGATTCCTCAGAGCTGGGGAATTAGGAGGTGATGCAGGAGCTTAATTCGCAACTTTAATTCGCAACTTCAATTCACAACTTCAATTCACAACTTCAATTCCGCAGTGCCCAAACTTGAACGCTTTACTGCCTAGCACTAATTCCGTTTTGCACAACAATCTCAATAAGTATTAAAAAATCATTTATCTGTCTGCCAAAAGAGGTATATAAAAAGCGGAGGCAATTGAATTTAATAGAACTCTATTCACTAATAGAATTTGACCGGGGTGTGAGCCATTATCGAGCATCTACCCATTGAACAAAAAGCGCATCAAACTTTGGGCATGAGGTAAGCGACATGATGGAAGCTGATCAGTTATTGCATCTTTACAGGCAGGGGGAACGCGATTTTCGCAAACTGAACTTAAAGGGACGATCGTTTCGCGGCTACGACCTATCCGGTGCAGATTTTAGCGGTGCAGATCTGCGGGGGGTAGATTTCAGGCGGGCAACGCTGCGAGGAGCTACTTTTGCTCATGCCAAAATTGGGCTGCGGTGGAGAGGGGCGATCGTGATGGCGTTTATACTCATTGCTATTGCTGCATTGCTCGGCATCTGTGCAGGGATTGTTGGGACGATCGTTAATTTACAAGTTCGGCTTTATACCACCAATTTTGAAGAGATAATTGCAGGCGTGGCGATGGTCATCTTGCTAATCGCTTTTGCGGTGCTGTCGGTTTTGCATGGGCTAAGAGCTGGCTTTAGCGTGTTTCTCGTTGCTTTTGCCATTGCTGTCGGCATTGTGGCAACAGGTCCAATTATTTCCAGCTTGCTTAGCCCCGTTACCTTTAAGATTGCCGGAGCAATTGCCAATTCAATTACTGTCGTGTCTGGTGTTCTGGCTGCAACAGTAACCGCAGTGGTGATTGCAACAGCTGCTTATACCGCAATCAATCTTGCAGTTGCCAGCACCGTAGCTGCCGTCTTTGCTTTAGGGTTTGCCTTTACGGTTGCCGCTACCGGAATCCTCACCTCGATCGTGGCCATTGTGCCCTGCATCATGATGTTAACGGCTCATCTTTGCTTACGCGCCCTCAGAGGTGACGAGCGCCATTCCTTGATCCGCAATGTTGCAATTGTGATGACGATGCGCTGGGGTACGGATTTCCAGGGAGCTGATTTAACCGATGCAAACTTCATAGGCGCGAGGTTGCGGAACGCCAACTTTAGTGATGCAATGCTAACGCGCACTTCCTGGAGTGATGGCTCAAAAACAGAAGCAACTCAACGATTTCGCGATCCTTATGTTCTGAGTTGAGGTTAGCCCTTGCATCGCCCCCTAAATCCCCCAACTCTGGGGGACTTTGATTCTGCTGAAGGAGCTGCTCAGGTGTTTAGAGAGACATTAGAGAGACAAATGTAATTCACCTGTTCCTTCTACCACTTCACCGATCGCCCAGGCTGACATCTCTTGAGACTGAAACCATTGAATCGTTTGGTCTGCTTGATTGGGGGGAACCAGCAATACAAAGCCAATGCCCATGTTGAAGGTGTTGAACATCTCGCTGCGGTTGACAGAGCCTTTTTGAGCGAGCCAATCAAAAATTGGGGGGGCTGTCCAGCGATCGGCATTCACCTGAATCGATTGATCTGCGCCCAAGCAACGAGGCAGATTTTCTGGCAAACCGCCACCCGTAATATGCGCCATGCCATGCACTTCCAGACCCGATCGCAGCGCTGCCAGCACCGGTTTTACATAGATTTGAGTCGGGGTTAACAGCACTTCACCAAGGGTTTTCCCGCCCAGTGATTCCGGGCGATCGTCTAACGCTTGCCCCGATGCTTCTACAATTTTCCGCACCAGGCTAAAACCATTGCTGTGAATTCCCTGACTGGCAAGCCCGATCGCCACATCGCCAATCTGCACCCGCGAGCCATCCAAAATTCGGCTTTTTTCAGCAATCCCCACACAAAAGCCTGCCAGGTCATATTCTCCTGGCTGATAAAATCCGGGCATCTCTGCCGTTTCACCGCCCAACAAGGCACAACCCGCTGATCGACAGCCTGAGGCAATCCCAGAAACCACCTGCGCCAGTTGCTCTGAATTCAACTTTCCCGTTGCCAAATAATCCAGAAAAAACAGAGGTTCTGCACCGGAAGTCAGCACATCATTCACACACATTGCCACCAGATCAATTCCTACTGTGTCATGTCGATCGCACTGGTGCGCCAGCTTCAGCTTTGTGCCCACTCCATCAGTTCCAGAGACAAGTACAGGTTCCTGGTATCCAGACGGCAGTTGAAAGAAGCCACTAAATCCGCCTAATCCGCCCAGCACTTCCGGACGAAACGTACTTTCCACCATCTGCCGGATCTGCCGCACAAATGCCCGTCCTGCCTCAACATCAACCCCTGCTTCCCGGTAATCCATAACCGCACCTAACCTCATGACCTCTGTTGCAGATGCTATTGTACTGGCGATTCGCATTCAAATTTTTCATCCCTCATTCTTCATGCCTCGTCCCTTAAAGAATGTCATCAAGAATGCTGCGATCGTTCCAAGATGGTGTAGAACATAAGTACCTTAAAGTGGTGTGATTATGGGAAGATGGTTTTCGAGCAGTTTGGTTGTGCTGTTGGTTTGTGGCGGGTTGGCTTATCCCAGGTCAGGAGTGGCACAAACTTGTCAGGCAAACTGTGGATCGCGGCAGATTCAGTTTACGCCCGGTCAGCGAATTCGCTTACAGATGGTGAATCAAACCTCCAGTTTGGTGCAGGTTGAGCAGGTGTTTCAAACGAACCCTGTGCCGCTAGTGCCAGGGCAGGAGCTCGAAATCGACCCCAACTTTGGCACAGAACCGAATGTCTCTGTCGTCTTCTGGGATCAAACTTCACTGCCGATTCGCGCCATCCTGTTTCGCCCCGAACCCACTACACTCAGGATCGAAATTCGTCCGGGCGGTCGTCCTCCAGGCGATCGATCGGTTTATATCGAAAATGACGGAAAAGTTGCTATCTTCTGATTTGCCTCTATTTTTGCCTCCATCTTTACCTCTATTTTTGCCTCCATCCCCTCTCTGCAAAATCCCGTGACCCCATCCCGCTCCCCCAATCAACGATGGCAAATTGCCCCGGCAGATCCAGACCGGGCAGCAAAATTAGCTCAGGCAGTGCAGCTTCCCTTGCTGGTGGCTCAGGTTTTGCTCAATCGTGGAGTGGATACGCCAGAGGCAGCCAGAACTTTCTTAGAGCCTGAACTACAGCTATTGCCCTCACCGCTCGATGAATTTCCCGACTTGCCGATCGCGCTGGAAATTCTGCTGAATGCCATTTCGAGTCGTCAGTATATTGCCATTTGCGGGGACTACGATGCCGATGGAATGACCAGTACGGCGCTGCTGATGCGAACGCTGCGATATTTGGGCGCAAATGTTGATTATGCGATTCCCAGCCGGATGCAGGAAGGCTATGGCATTAATCGGCGAATTGTTGAAGAATTCTACGAACAGGGCGTTAGTGTCATTCTGACGGTTGATAACGGGATTGCTGCTCATGAACCGATCGCCAGAGCCAGAGAACTCGGCATCACTGTGATTGTGACGGATCACCACGATATTCCACCGACCCTGCCCCAGGCGAATGCCATTCTCAACCCAAAGCTGATTCGAGAAACGTCGCCTTATTACGGGGTTGCTGGAGTGGGGGTTGCCTATATTCTGGCGATCTGTCTGTCACAGTGCTTGCAGCGAACGCAGGACTTAACGACTCCGTTATTGGAGCTGTTTACGTTAGGGACGATCGCGGATCTGGCTCCTCTGACAGGAGTGAATCGACGCTGGGTCAAGCGCGGCTTGCGGCTGTTGCCCAAATCCAGGTTGCCGGGCGTGCAGGCGCTGATTCAGGTGGCAGGCTTGAGCAACGAGAAGGCACTTAAACCAGAGGCGATCGGGTTTCGGCTGGGTCCCAGGATTAATGCGATCGGGCGGTTGGCTGATCCGCAAATTGTGATTGAACTGCTAACGACCGAGGATGATGGGCAGGCGCTAGAGTTGGCGATGAAATGTGAACAGGTAAACCAACTGCGGCAGCGGCTCTGTGAATTGATCGAGCAAGAAGCCATTGCCTGGTGTGAGCAGACGCGCTTTCAGCCGCAGCAAGAGCGAGTGTTGGTGATTGTGCAGCCGAGCTGGCATCATGGCGTAATTGGCATTGTGGCATCCCGTCTGGTTGAGCGGTATGGTGTGCCTGTGTTTATCGGCACCTATGAGCATGAA
This window harbors:
- a CDS encoding ABC transporter ATP-binding protein, with the translated sequence MSNTILDVRNLQVQFQINDRLIKAVDGISFKVKRGQTLGIVGESGSGKSVTSLAVMGLIPSPPGRVTGGEIWFQASENGNEANLLSFTPAQMQRYRGGQVSMIFQEPMSSLNPVYTCGYQLAEAVRQHAPSLSTAEIRRRSISLLQEVKLLPSDEDLKQQAIERLREQNKPASERDIFEQVNQQKLAMLDRYPHELSGGQIQRVMIAMAICCNPALLIADEPTTALDVTVQARILDLLRELRDQRGMSIMFITHDLGLIAELADEVAVMYQGKIVESGSVWQIFSDPQHPYTKGLLACRPQPHRRLRVLPTVADFMELSNSPTGELIIREKSLSLEQALSEAADGNGAINSEITDADRRCTELQQQSPLLSVQNLQVGYPVRGVFGQTQRYLMAVDHVSFAVYPGETLGLVGESGCGKTTLARTLLHLVKPMAGQISFDGRDITHLSGIALRQLRREMQIIFQNPFSALDPRIQIGEAVMEPLQIHRVGKSRRDRLARMSYLLDRVGLDPQCSNRYPHEFSGGQRQRICIARALALNPKFIICDESVSALDVSVQAQVLNLLKELQSEFNLTYIFISHDLSVVKFMSDRIMVMNQGKIEEIDRAEAIYHNPQTAYTRQLISAIPVGSLETIRSRQLQRGFAVS
- a CDS encoding ion transporter, producing the protein MVKLQPHMELRKTVRFYLEDIETAIGKAINLAIVGLVLLSSTIFVAETYPIPDYLRLKLNLLNDIILIIFTVEYGLRFWSAENKVRFFFNLYSLIDLIAILPFLFTTVDIRFIRIFRWFRILRLLRFFEGNTVFGYVTREDSVIFARILFTLFTIVFIYSGLIYQVEHPLNPQKYATFLDAVYFSVATMTTVGFGDITPVSQSGRLLTVSMILTGIALIPWQLGDLIKQLVKTSNQAEIVCTNCGLETHDRDAHFCKNCGKPLLKVGDLCLIPEQEEK
- a CDS encoding EamA family transporter, which codes for MEWLPFALFAYVIWSSCNLLSKVLISRHVSSITVNLIGFGVWNLSPLLLLPMRGIHFPRFDLLLIAIGSGVLYFYILIPYLKALAIEEASRVVPLWRFTPLFLLLFFGNFSGERLDIWQISAFILLVIGGFLVSVKQISDLFKPTKAFYLMIFASFLSAAYSSIAKYIYLHLDFYDGFTLMRGSVGICSVLMLCLPTQRQEVQQTLRGMSRKVCGLMLLNGLLEFSGLVFYNFAMSLAPVSLVSASAGIQAIFVLLLSIFFSFKFPQFIHEDMSQSVLTQKGVAIALIVVGTGIISLH
- a CDS encoding lipid-A-disaccharide synthase-related protein; translation: MRLLCLSNGHGEDQIALRILQALQQQPHPPEVMALPLVGEGQAYIRQGIPLIGTAKTMPSGGFIYMDGRQLARDLRGGLLQLTRSQLQTVQAWAKEGGVILAVGDIVPLLFAWWSGAPYAFVGTAKSEYYLRDEMGLLARRSGLARLESWSGSVYLPWERWLMSQPRCKAVFPRDTLTTHVLKRWQIPAFDLGNPMMDGLEPTGMQFQPAKPSLEPEMLEPLTIALLPGSRTPEAYENWQIILQAVAALCLKQKHRSLLFVAAVAPGLDQAKLQQALAAQRWQTNTAIPGQFQQERATLILTSAFNDCLHQADLAIAMAGTATEQFVGLGKPAITLPGQGPQFTAAFAEAQTRLLGSSVVLADSPNQVPAIVTSLLQDPDRLYQIQINGQRRMGNAGAADRIATCLLQQF
- a CDS encoding TIGR00297 family protein codes for the protein MFSMPMSIPPDILDVFMPWAIAIGLNSLLLGIAWFAPKKLLTPAGYVHAWILGVILWGTLGWRGYVVMLFYFLVGSAVTKVGMADKEAAGIAEKRSGARGPENVWGSALTATLCALGAYAVTTFYVTHAASWVSQTVLLLYLGYVASMSTKLSDTAASEVGKAYGKRTFLITTLQPVARGTEGAVSLEGTLAGIVASVAIAIVAWGVQLISPVGIGICVVAAFVATNLESVIGATLQTQFDWLTNELVNILNTLIGAIVAIGLALLLQWLGV
- a CDS encoding pentapeptide repeat-containing protein; amino-acid sequence: MMEADQLLHLYRQGERDFRKLNLKGRSFRGYDLSGADFSGADLRGVDFRRATLRGATFAHAKIGLRWRGAIVMAFILIAIAALLGICAGIVGTIVNLQVRLYTTNFEEIIAGVAMVILLIAFAVLSVLHGLRAGFSVFLVAFAIAVGIVATGPIISSLLSPVTFKIAGAIANSITVVSGVLAATVTAVVIATAAYTAINLAVASTVAAVFALGFAFTVAATGILTSIVAIVPCIMMLTAHLCLRALRGDERHSLIRNVAIVMTMRWGTDFQGADLTDANFIGARLRNANFSDAMLTRTSWSDGSKTEATQRFRDPYVLS
- a CDS encoding glycoside hydrolase family 57 protein; translated protein: MSIGYLALVLHAHLPFVRHPESNYVLEEEWLFEAITETYIPLLHVFEGLKRDGIDFKMTMSMTPPLVSMLRDPLLQERYDHHLTQLEELVEREIERNAHNGHLRYLAEFYATEFNKVRQTWERHNHDLVGAFKQFLDSNNLEIITCGATHGYFPLMKMYPQAVWAQIQVACEHYEQHFGRPPKGIWLPECAYYDGLERMIGDAGLRYFLTDGHGILYARPRPRFGTYAPIFTETGVAVFGRDHESSQQVWSSEVGYPGAPEYREFYRDLGWDAEYEYIKPYIMPNGQRKNTGIKYHKITGRGLGLNEKQLFDPHWAKEKAAEHAGNFMYNREQQVAHLHSMMQRPPIIVSPYDAELFGHWWYEGPWFLDFLFRKTWHDQQTYEMIHLADYLKRHPTQQVCRPAQSSWGFRGFHEYWLNETNAWIYPHLHKAAERMISLSCREPVDELEWRALNQAARELLLAQSSDWAFIMRTGTMVPYAVRRTRSHLQRFTKLWEDLNEGKIDAGWLEKVEAIDNIFPDVNYRVYRPLA